A genome region from Anastrepha ludens isolate Willacy chromosome 3, idAnaLude1.1, whole genome shotgun sequence includes the following:
- the LOC128858323 gene encoding uncharacterized protein LOC128858323 produces the protein MHFCRICRTEKNLKYTVKELRKFSRKRCNDRLLCTTPTLGNICHDCEERLHNFHRLDDHEDNERIIVDDDELLYNLFFERVEQQRLMKRLKAVGGGAGGGEWCTTNLRQQTLVAATAGATVNGVDEVIEVLTSRENTPSPALPVASSPLAAIRPATNMGTNKFHKENIVTTTARDDKTSLTITATDNTTSITSTATKKTVASSATENSSSYKVVAVINLDDDEEMPTGATSTVLKPQESLDTDEEEIVFRKVEPEDLKKSNNKKRSKKNSRKGKYQHRQINLIASLSLVSSDDDSDVEVTDPECSPEKTNAPPKPIGDQQVSTTQISPAPTNTDDSVNQPTKIALVENVQHQGCLNAGVKCPVCQTEFTASQRLIHHMRRKHRSYDGEVLSERPRCAQDSAMTIRLRYMQRYTYYECQLCGCIDAIFKAHKEHVMEQHAAESKSLKDPMMQSLKCPACKEKCGTQHALLLRHMLQSQKAAECRAHFRQVTHIRNLFSNCGSIKEKELHRTARIYQISKRKQYFFECLQCHKIITGYFNHLKHQKTHNKIINNKNVTTDVPEASPLTTAVPTLELGPRVMKQSCVESKAKCEKPKPAPITKELSAKKKLSIPPQINPQKNGQPHPRRERKLTKKAIQAALLKVKVKPPLKQFSAHRYKCKLCVESFKGFHRLNLHILRVHESEDGSLRCNICLLRFADNNELENHEHKRHLHKQKRKSVGASKIENGDVFEQEKRVENNRFSISNKRRHQSALLNRIAPGPIDTKLVKKENLDVEKESVANIWLKELLALAAENRLKISNNSNNNHNNKNCNEEILECNTYADCQKKAILENRTKHREPSIIASQQCLYCAHLFSSVLELHTHEKLHAQRQEVKMLKRCKMDNFTANSVSS, from the exons ATGCACTTTTGCCGTATTTGCCGTACTGAGAAAAATCTCAAATACACTGTGAAAGAACTCCGGAAGTTTAGTCGAAAGCGATGCAACGATAGG TTACTCTGCACAACACCTACATTGGGCAACATTTGCCACGATTGTGAAGAGCGACTGCACAATTTCCACAGATTGGATGATCATGAAGATAATGAACGGATAATCGTCGATGACGACGAATTGttgtacaatttattttttgagagaGTGGAGCAGCAACGCCTTATGAAACGTTTAAAGGCCGTGGGTGGAGGTGCGGGCGGCGGTGAATGGTGTACAACAAATTTGAGGCAACAAACTTTAGTTGCAGCTACAGCTGGTGCGACTGTGAACGGAGTTGACGAAGTTATTGAAGTGTTGACGTCACGCGAAAATACTCCATCACCGGCGTTACCAGTAGCGTCGTCACCACTGGCGGCAATTCGACCGGCGACAAATATGGGAACGAATAAATtccataaagaaaatattgttacaACAACTGCAAGAGACGATAAGACTAGCTTAACTATTACTGCTACAGACAATACTACCTCAATTACATCCACTGCCACAAAAAAAACTGTTGCTTCCTCTGCAACTGAAAACTCTTCATCATATAAAGTTGTAGCTGTTATTAATTTAGATGATGATGAGGAAATGCCAACAGGAGCAACTTCAACTGTGTTGAAACCACAAGAATCACTAGAtacagatgaagaagaaattgtatTTCGCAAAGTTGAACccgaagatttaaaaaaatccaacaataaaaaaagaagcaagAAGAATTCTCGAAAGGGAAAGTACCAACAtcggcaaataaatttaattgctaGCCTTAGTTTGGTTTCAAGCGACGATGATTCCGATGTTGAAGTTACTGACCCAGAGTGTAGTCCAGAAAAGACAAATGCACCGCCAAAACCTATAGGCGATCAACAAGTAAGCACAACCCAAATTTCACCAGCTCCAACAAATACTGATGATTCTGTAAATCAACCTACCAAGATCGCGTTGGTAGAAAATGTGCAACATCAAGGTTGTCTTAATGCAGGTGTGAAATGCCCAGTCTGTCAGACTGAATTTACTGCCAGTCAACGCCTAATACATCACATGCGTCGAAAGCATCGCTCTTACGATGGCGAAGTATTATCGGAACGCCCACGTTGTGCACAGGACTCAGCCATGACAATAAGATTGCGGTATATGCAACGTTATACTTATTACGAATGCCAGCTTTGTGGATGTATTGACGCTATTTTTAAGGCGCACAAGGAACATGTTATGGAACAACATGCCGCGGAATCAAAATCATTGAAAGATCCAATGATGCAGAGCCTCAAATGCCCGGCATGCAAAGAGAAATGTGGAACTCAGCATGCCTTACTCTTGCGGCACATGTTACAGTCTCAAAAAGCGGCCGAATGTCGAGCTCATTTCCGTCAAGTCACCCATATTCGGAATTTATTCTCTAACTGTGGTTCCATAAAAGAAAAGGAGTTGCACCGAACGGCACGCATCTATCAAATCTCGAAAAGGAAGCAGTACTTCTTCGAGTGCTTACAATGCCATAAAATCATTACAGGTTATTTTAATCATCTAAAGCATCAGAAGACacataacaaaattattaataacaaaaatgtaacAACTGATGTTCCCGAGGCTAGTCCTTTAACGACTGCCGTGCCAACGTTAGAATTAGGACCACGAGTAATGAAACAAAGTTGTGTAGAGTCAAAAGCTAAATGTGAAAAGCCAAAACCTGCCCCCATTACAAAAGAACTTAGTgctaagaaaaaattatcaataccTCCACAGATTAATCCGCAGAAAAATGGTCAACCGCATCCACGTCGCGAGCGCAAACTGACAAAAAAGGCAATCCAAGCAGCACTACTGAAAGTAAAGGTGAAGCCACCTCTGAAGCAGTTTTCAGCACATCGATATAAATGTAAATTGTGCGTTGAATCCTTCAAAGGATTTCATCGCTTGAACCTCCATATACTGCGCGTGCATGAATCTGAAGATGGGAGTTTGCGTTGTAACATATGCCTATTGCGCTTTGCCGACAACAATGAACTAGAGAACCATGAGCATAAACGACATCTGCACAAGCAAAAGCGCAAATCGGTGGGTGCTAGTAAAATTGAGAATGGGGATGTTTTTGAACAAGAAAAACGTGTTGAGAACAATAGATTCTCAATAAGCAATAAACGACGACATCAGTCTGCGTTACTTAATCGTATTGCTCCCGGGCCAATAGATACAAAATTGGTCAAAAAGGAAAACTTGGATGTTGAGAAAGAGAGTGTTGCAAACATATGGCTAAAGGAATTGCTAGCATTGGCGGctgaaaatcgtttaaaaatctccaacaattcaaataataatcataacaacaaaaattgcaatGAAGAAATACTAGAATGCAATACTTATGCAGACTGTCAAAAGAAAGCCATTTTGGAGAATCGTACTAAGCATCGCGAACCATCTATAATTGCCTCTCAACAGTGTCTCTATTGTGCGCATTTATTCAGCAGCGTGTTGGAACTACATACACATGAGAAGTTACATGCACAACGGCAGGAAGTCAAGATGTTAAAGCGCTGTAAAATGGATAACTTTACGGCCAACTCGGTGTCAAGTTGA